One part of the Alistipes onderdonkii genome encodes these proteins:
- a CDS encoding SusC/RagA family TonB-linked outer membrane protein yields MKNRFADTGKSYAGYFLRFVFCLVLTASALSSQAQSRSQVSGKVTDTAGEPLIGATVVVVGTTTGTTTGIDGSYTINAAADSQLKFSFIGYAEQTVNVGARSVIDIVMEDDSQVLKDVVVIGYGTMEKKSVTSSITSIKGDDLTAGMGGSTIATALQGKVPGLTISGSASPNSSNDFQLRGIASVNASQSPLVVIDGIPGGDMRAINQEDIESIDVLKDASAGAIYGTRAAGGVILITTKRAKQGSVTANYTGEFSFETVRKYPELLSSSEYIEYGLGEDYGADTDWYKELTNDAPFSQRHTVSIAGGTEVAQVYTSFMAQNQKGIVIGDNRKDYSGRINARFNLFDGVVEVRANAQFREAERDNRNSSGIFKMAFGLNPTIPLYDPANPSKYNVVGNGISGTSFNPVADIMLRTKNGKDQWLLADATVKINLMKGLSLQGTVGIDKRQYQEYTYVSHDHKESIDNSRRGGASHKFSKDNRVSVEAYANYHRVFREDHTLDVVAGYSFWQAGGEDFSMSNYDFPVDGVGPWDMGVGSYLTDGRASMDSNKDPRERLLSMFGRANYSYKDRYMATVSFRREGSSKFGVNNRWGNFWAVSGGWRLSNEAFMRDVSWISDLKVRLGYGVTGNNGFGNGYTTRMYKANDMWPTNGVWQPGYGSIRNINPDLKWEEKSELNFGLDFSLFNDRLWGKFDLYFRQVDDMLYSVNAPMPPMVHDTVMKNIGSLENKGWEFELGGDIVRSKNFRYTSTLRLSHNKTKIKSMGDDGFFLDEVTFPSPGNPGTAVRLQNGLELGQYFIYKYAGLDENGKWMIYDKNNEIVPATDGSTSNLVAENKHFVGNAIPKVILSWDHTFKYKNWDLSIFLRSWLGYDVFSQVNMYYGLANDSQLNVLKSAYTRNRNIKDEKILCDYWLDDGSFLKIDAINLGYTFNLRKWTRYIQSAKLYLTIRDVAVFTDYNGLNPEVNINGLYPGFEYVNNTSTMYPQTTRFTLGVQLNF; encoded by the coding sequence ATGAAAAACAGATTTGCAGATACGGGGAAATCCTATGCAGGGTATTTTCTGCGTTTCGTGTTCTGCCTGGTGCTGACGGCGTCTGCGTTGTCCTCACAGGCGCAAAGCCGCAGTCAGGTGAGCGGCAAGGTGACCGACACGGCCGGCGAGCCGCTGATCGGCGCCACCGTGGTGGTTGTCGGCACGACGACGGGTACGACCACGGGCATCGACGGAAGTTACACGATCAATGCCGCGGCTGACAGCCAGCTGAAATTCTCGTTCATCGGCTATGCCGAGCAGACCGTGAATGTCGGGGCGCGTTCGGTCATCGACATCGTCATGGAAGACGACAGCCAGGTACTCAAGGACGTCGTGGTGATCGGTTACGGTACGATGGAAAAGAAGTCGGTGACTTCGTCCATCACCTCGATCAAGGGCGATGACCTGACGGCCGGCATGGGAGGTTCGACCATCGCCACGGCGCTCCAGGGCAAGGTTCCGGGACTTACCATCTCGGGCAGCGCCAGCCCCAACAGCAGCAATGATTTCCAGTTGCGCGGCATCGCGTCGGTCAATGCCAGCCAGAGCCCGCTCGTGGTTATCGACGGCATCCCGGGCGGTGACATGCGGGCGATCAACCAGGAGGACATCGAGTCGATCGACGTGTTGAAGGATGCTTCGGCGGGTGCGATCTACGGTACGCGTGCCGCCGGCGGTGTGATCCTCATCACGACCAAACGCGCCAAGCAGGGCAGTGTGACGGCCAACTATACGGGCGAGTTTTCGTTCGAGACCGTCCGCAAGTACCCCGAACTGCTCTCGTCGAGCGAGTATATCGAGTACGGTCTGGGCGAGGACTACGGCGCCGATACCGACTGGTATAAGGAACTGACCAACGATGCGCCCTTTTCGCAGCGCCATACGGTGAGCATTGCCGGCGGTACGGAGGTGGCTCAGGTCTATACTTCGTTCATGGCCCAGAACCAGAAGGGTATCGTCATCGGCGACAACCGCAAGGACTATTCGGGGCGTATCAACGCCCGGTTCAACCTCTTCGACGGCGTGGTCGAGGTGCGCGCCAACGCCCAGTTCCGCGAGGCAGAGCGCGACAACCGCAACTCGTCGGGCATCTTCAAGATGGCCTTCGGCCTCAATCCCACCATTCCGCTCTACGACCCGGCCAACCCCTCCAAGTACAACGTGGTCGGCAACGGCATCTCCGGCACGAGCTTCAACCCCGTGGCCGACATCATGCTGCGCACGAAGAACGGCAAAGACCAGTGGCTGCTGGCCGACGCCACCGTGAAGATCAACCTGATGAAGGGCCTCTCGCTGCAGGGAACCGTGGGTATCGACAAACGCCAGTACCAGGAATATACCTACGTTTCGCATGACCACAAGGAGTCGATCGACAACAGCCGCCGCGGCGGTGCGTCGCACAAGTTCAGCAAGGACAACCGCGTTTCGGTCGAGGCCTATGCCAACTACCACCGCGTATTCCGCGAAGACCATACGCTCGACGTCGTGGCCGGTTACAGCTTCTGGCAGGCCGGCGGCGAGGATTTCAGCATGTCGAACTACGATTTCCCGGTCGACGGCGTCGGCCCGTGGGACATGGGCGTGGGTTCGTACCTCACGGACGGCCGTGCCTCGATGGATTCGAACAAGGATCCCCGCGAGCGCCTGCTCTCGATGTTCGGGCGTGCCAACTATTCGTATAAAGACCGTTACATGGCTACGGTGAGCTTCCGCCGCGAGGGTTCCTCGAAGTTCGGCGTGAACAACCGCTGGGGTAATTTCTGGGCCGTTTCGGGCGGCTGGCGTCTCTCGAACGAAGCGTTCATGCGCGACGTCAGCTGGATCAGCGACCTCAAGGTGCGCCTGGGTTACGGCGTCACGGGTAACAACGGCTTCGGGAACGGCTACACGACCCGCATGTACAAAGCCAACGACATGTGGCCCACCAACGGGGTCTGGCAGCCCGGTTACGGTTCGATTCGCAATATCAACCCCGACCTGAAGTGGGAGGAGAAATCCGAGCTCAACTTCGGTCTCGACTTCTCACTTTTCAACGACCGCCTCTGGGGTAAGTTCGACCTCTACTTCCGCCAGGTCGACGACATGCTCTATTCGGTCAATGCCCCGATGCCCCCGATGGTACACGATACGGTCATGAAGAACATCGGCAGCCTCGAGAACAAGGGTTGGGAGTTCGAACTGGGCGGGGACATCGTCCGCAGCAAGAATTTCCGCTATACGTCGACCCTGCGCCTGTCGCATAACAAGACCAAGATCAAGAGCATGGGTGACGACGGGTTCTTCCTCGACGAAGTGACCTTCCCCTCGCCGGGCAACCCGGGTACGGCCGTCCGCCTGCAGAACGGCCTCGAGCTGGGGCAGTACTTCATCTACAAGTACGCCGGGCTCGACGAGAACGGCAAGTGGATGATCTACGACAAGAACAACGAGATCGTGCCGGCCACCGACGGCAGCACGTCGAACCTCGTGGCCGAGAACAAACATTTCGTGGGCAATGCGATCCCCAAGGTCATCCTCTCGTGGGATCACACGTTCAAATACAAGAACTGGGATCTGTCGATCTTCCTGCGCAGCTGGCTCGGGTACGATGTCTTCAGCCAGGTGAACATGTACTACGGCCTGGCCAACGATTCGCAGCTCAACGTCCTCAAGTCGGCCTACACGCGCAACCGCAACATCAAGGACGAGAAGATCCTCTGCGACTACTGGCTCGACGACGGCTCGTTCCTCAAGATCGACGCCATCAACCTCGGGTATACGTTCAACCTGCGGAAGTGGACGCGTTATATCCAGTCTGCGAAACTTTACCTGACCATCCGCGACGTGGCCGTATTCACCGACTACAACGGTCTCAATCCCGAGGTCAACATCAACGGCCTGTACCCCGGTTTCGAGTATGTCAACAACACCTCGACGATGTACCCGCAGACGACCCGTTTTACGCTGGGCGTGCAGTTAAACTTCTAA
- a CDS encoding TIM-barrel domain-containing protein: MKHPFLIFLLFLCGGFSAVAQPSGNPLVFGENRLTLITPTLFRLEFAHDGKFIDDPTYFAYDRGSLLPASEFRVRELDGNRYEITTSALRIVYEHDGFPFGLHNFAAYYKLNGKEKKFTNRCIFRNNLGGPVETLDRVTGEIPMQNGLLSRDGWYVIDDERSDLLVDGWLCPRDTKSHVQDQYCFVYGNDYKAALADLGAISGRVPMTRKYIHGVWYCRYWDYTSEEFLSIIDGYEENDFPLDNLVFDMGWHTYDARIGTGHAGSRSWTGYTWERKRIPDPGALIAEVHRRGVTVSLNDHPHDGIRPHEEMYAAFMADMGADPAHPLLFDLGDRKYMETFFKHAHHATEDMGADFWWLDWQQNYLYPEVRGYRSTSLQWINELYYRQTERKGLRGAGYSRWAGWGDHRHPIQFSGDAQANWEMLAFEVKLTAASGNAGCYYWAHDIGGFRGDPNPELTVRWTQFGALSAALRVHSTKDARLDRRPWISGERETAAMRRMYHMRSELMPYIYSSVWQTHSTMVPLNRPMYIDYGSDERAYENEQEFLFGDILLAAPIASPGEGADKTASQKVWFPAGDVWYDYFTHERFDGGQECRIAKPLEEFPLYVRGGWVLPMQPYTPRPASTPLTTLVLRVYPSAGDADNTYTLYEDDGLSRDYERGIHATTELNYRRAGDVTTVTVRPAAGSYRGQVPRRAYRLQLPAAGEFRRVKVNGRTVKPVSDGQLGCPVIEIPSTDIRKEVKIEIFG, from the coding sequence ATGAAACATCCTTTTCTGATTTTTCTGCTCTTCCTGTGCGGCGGGTTTTCCGCCGTCGCACAGCCTTCGGGCAACCCGCTCGTTTTCGGTGAGAACCGCCTGACGCTCATCACTCCGACGCTGTTCCGACTCGAATTCGCACACGACGGCAAATTCATCGACGACCCCACCTATTTCGCTTACGACCGGGGCAGCCTGCTCCCCGCGTCGGAGTTCAGGGTGCGGGAGCTGGACGGGAACCGCTACGAGATCACCACCTCGGCCCTGCGCATCGTCTACGAACACGACGGATTCCCGTTCGGGCTGCATAACTTTGCGGCCTACTACAAGCTCAACGGCAAGGAGAAGAAGTTCACCAACCGCTGTATTTTCCGCAACAACCTCGGCGGCCCGGTCGAGACGCTCGACCGCGTTACCGGGGAGATCCCCATGCAGAACGGCCTGCTGAGCCGCGACGGCTGGTATGTGATCGACGACGAACGCTCCGACCTGCTGGTCGACGGCTGGCTTTGCCCGCGCGATACGAAAAGCCATGTGCAGGATCAGTACTGTTTCGTCTACGGCAACGACTACAAGGCCGCCCTTGCCGACTTGGGCGCCATCAGCGGCCGCGTTCCCATGACCCGCAAATACATCCACGGCGTCTGGTACTGTCGTTACTGGGACTATACGTCGGAGGAGTTCCTTTCGATCATCGACGGCTACGAGGAGAACGATTTCCCGCTCGACAACCTTGTCTTCGACATGGGTTGGCATACCTACGATGCCAGGATCGGTACCGGGCATGCCGGCAGCCGCAGCTGGACGGGCTATACGTGGGAGCGCAAACGCATTCCCGATCCCGGGGCGCTGATCGCCGAGGTGCACCGCCGCGGCGTCACCGTGTCGCTCAACGACCATCCCCACGACGGCATACGTCCCCACGAGGAGATGTACGCCGCCTTTATGGCGGACATGGGGGCCGACCCCGCCCATCCGCTGCTTTTCGACCTCGGCGACCGGAAATACATGGAGACGTTTTTCAAACATGCGCACCATGCCACCGAGGATATGGGCGCCGATTTCTGGTGGCTCGACTGGCAGCAGAACTACCTCTATCCCGAGGTGCGCGGCTACCGCTCCACGTCGTTGCAGTGGATCAACGAGCTCTACTACCGCCAGACCGAGCGCAAGGGGCTGCGCGGCGCCGGTTACAGCCGTTGGGCGGGTTGGGGTGACCATCGCCATCCGATCCAGTTCTCGGGCGACGCGCAGGCCAACTGGGAAATGCTGGCTTTCGAGGTTAAGCTCACGGCTGCCAGCGGCAACGCGGGCTGTTACTACTGGGCGCATGATATCGGCGGGTTCCGCGGCGATCCGAACCCCGAGCTGACGGTGCGCTGGACGCAGTTCGGCGCCCTCTCGGCCGCTCTGCGCGTACATTCGACCAAAGACGCGCGGCTCGACCGCCGTCCGTGGATCAGCGGCGAGCGCGAAACAGCCGCCATGCGCCGCATGTACCACATGCGCTCGGAGCTGATGCCCTATATTTACAGCAGCGTATGGCAGACCCACTCGACGATGGTGCCGCTCAACCGGCCGATGTATATCGACTACGGCAGCGACGAACGCGCGTATGAAAACGAACAGGAGTTCCTTTTCGGGGATATCCTGCTCGCCGCCCCGATCGCTTCGCCGGGCGAAGGCGCGGACAAGACAGCCTCGCAGAAGGTCTGGTTCCCGGCCGGCGACGTGTGGTACGACTATTTCACCCACGAACGGTTCGACGGCGGGCAGGAATGCCGCATCGCCAAGCCGCTCGAAGAGTTCCCGCTCTACGTCCGGGGCGGCTGGGTGCTGCCGATGCAGCCTTATACGCCGCGCCCCGCTTCGACGCCGCTCACGACGCTCGTCCTGCGCGTCTACCCCTCGGCGGGCGATGCCGACAATACCTATACGCTCTACGAGGACGACGGGCTGAGCCGCGATTACGAACGCGGCATCCATGCCACCACAGAGCTCAACTACCGCCGTGCGGGCGATGTGACGACCGTCACCGTCCGTCCCGCCGCCGGCAGCTACCGGGGGCAGGTGCCGCGCCGCGCCTACCGGCTCCAGCTGCCCGCCGCCGGGGAGTTCCGCCGGGTGAAGGTCAACGGCCGTACGGTGAAGCCCGTGTCCGACGGGCAACTGGGATGCCCGGTGATAGAGATCCCGTCGACGGACATCCGCAAGGAGGTGAAGATCGAAATTTTCGGGTAA
- a CDS encoding calcineurin-like phosphoesterase C-terminal domain-containing protein produces MIKYIKYLLVFLLATGFVACSEDEGAQILGSLYEKVDITPEPGMNLVGRVTDGTGPIEGVVVSDGVTVTTTDAQGIYQMRVKRNAPFVFVSVPAEYEIPVENGMPKIYKKIAMGDNDVVQRSFKLERTGKKERFTLLALADVQIGRDDEVTMLDEEVLPLLIPYVQQELETPVYGISLGDLVWDNMPFHEVYKQRIRKIGVPVFQVIGNHDHNKAITVDADADASFEAAFGPTYYSYNIGDCHFIVLDDVLYTGSSSYTADITDEQMAWLEQDLKYVPKDKLIIIGLHIATSRRNRPTSHVADYKELYALLDGYNVRILSGHSHNNYTTTISETIEENTLGAVMGAYWNGEELCNDGSPRGYAVYEIEGNRIRNWYYKGTAFPREYQMYLYGPGEAVSEKYRDGLILNIFNWHTTWTVEVQEDNAGWVTLPSDSNLRYEMDRRAYDFMFGDTKPEHRPTAEPESQNDHMFYYKPASESWGTVTVRASDPYGNVYTESIRNE; encoded by the coding sequence ATGATAAAATACATCAAATATCTGTTGGTCTTCCTGCTGGCCACCGGCTTCGTGGCCTGCAGCGAGGACGAAGGCGCCCAGATTCTCGGCAGCCTCTACGAGAAGGTGGACATCACCCCCGAGCCCGGCATGAACCTCGTGGGCCGTGTCACCGACGGTACCGGCCCGATCGAGGGCGTGGTCGTGAGCGACGGCGTCACGGTGACGACCACCGACGCCCAGGGCATCTACCAGATGCGCGTGAAGCGGAACGCCCCGTTCGTATTCGTCTCCGTCCCCGCCGAATACGAAATCCCGGTGGAGAACGGCATGCCGAAGATCTACAAGAAGATCGCCATGGGCGACAACGACGTCGTGCAGCGTAGCTTCAAACTCGAACGCACGGGCAAAAAAGAGCGTTTCACCCTGCTGGCGCTGGCCGACGTGCAGATCGGCCGCGACGACGAGGTGACGATGCTCGACGAGGAGGTGTTGCCCCTGCTGATCCCCTACGTGCAGCAGGAACTGGAGACCCCCGTTTACGGCATTTCGCTGGGTGACCTGGTCTGGGACAACATGCCCTTCCACGAGGTTTACAAGCAGCGTATCCGAAAGATCGGCGTGCCCGTTTTCCAGGTCATCGGCAACCACGATCACAATAAAGCCATAACCGTCGATGCCGATGCCGATGCCAGCTTCGAGGCGGCGTTCGGCCCCACGTACTACTCCTACAACATCGGCGACTGTCATTTCATCGTGCTCGACGACGTGCTCTACACCGGCTCGTCCTCTTATACCGCCGACATCACGGACGAACAGATGGCATGGCTGGAGCAGGATCTGAAATATGTCCCCAAGGACAAGCTCATCATCATCGGCCTGCATATCGCCACTTCGCGCCGCAACCGTCCCACGAGCCATGTCGCCGATTACAAGGAGCTTTACGCCCTGCTCGACGGCTATAATGTCCGGATACTTTCGGGACACTCGCACAACAACTATACGACCACGATTTCCGAAACCATCGAGGAGAATACGCTCGGAGCGGTGATGGGTGCCTACTGGAACGGCGAGGAGCTGTGCAACGACGGCAGCCCCCGCGGTTACGCCGTCTATGAGATCGAGGGCAACCGGATCAGGAACTGGTACTATAAGGGCACTGCTTTCCCGCGCGAATACCAGATGTACCTCTATGGCCCCGGCGAGGCGGTTTCCGAAAAATACCGCGACGGCCTCATCCTAAACATCTTCAACTGGCATACCACCTGGACGGTCGAGGTGCAGGAGGATAATGCCGGCTGGGTAACGCTTCCGTCCGATTCGAACCTCAGGTACGAAATGGATCGCCGCGCCTACGATTTCATGTTCGGCGACACCAAACCCGAGCACCGTCCGACGGCCGAACCCGAATCCCAGAACGACCACATGTTCTACTACAAACCCGCGTCGGAGTCTTGGGGAACGGTCACGGTGAGGGCTTCCGACCCCTACGGGAACGTATATACCGAGAGCATCCGCAACGAATAG
- a CDS encoding RagB/SusD family nutrient uptake outer membrane protein, with protein MKLKHIIAVTVGAAALCAPSCDLDEKFYSEVTPDTFFTSPESTYAVLCRPFTHWKWYIGADRWYLQELTTDEMVCPKRGSDWYNSGEYYRLHYHTWSPDDRFVVNTYDGTTGGISRALEAKSDLQGVDYNAIGLNDAVKADHINQLNAITAYFYMRGLDYFGGMPIYYSVDDDLCARSTARETYAHIETLLKDAIPALSKKTTLGASEDGYIKQAAAAALLAQLYFNAVAYIGEEHFDECAEICRDIIGGVYGTYELDKTWYGPHCFDNNTSPEVIWTVPSENSKVEWNWYFKYFYHYSAYEYFGIETAGYNGFMLTPSLDPQGRYYTQWKLGSPYRKFNDKDLRKKPYRYLGSRKYEGMFLVGDQTNPNNPSQQCLGQKEYSGKVINLVDQVARFSEVGTKYNSVAELTSTMADGEENSGVRLVKAPQPNLDDKLLRWNPDCPVIRLSEIYYMLAECELRAGDRKTAAGLINQVRGRNFEGGVDPNPVTADNLDEYRMLDEWMIEFLGEGRRRTDLIRWDKFVTESWWDHTPLNDKNKNLFPIPNSAISANNLIEQNPGY; from the coding sequence ATGAAACTGAAACATATAATTGCCGTGACGGTCGGGGCTGCCGCCCTCTGCGCGCCTTCCTGCGACCTCGACGAGAAGTTCTACTCGGAAGTCACGCCCGATACGTTCTTCACCTCGCCCGAAAGCACCTATGCCGTGCTTTGCCGTCCTTTCACCCACTGGAAATGGTACATCGGTGCCGACCGGTGGTACCTCCAGGAGCTGACCACCGACGAGATGGTGTGCCCCAAGCGCGGCAGCGACTGGTATAACAGCGGCGAGTACTACCGCCTGCATTACCACACCTGGTCGCCCGACGACCGCTTCGTCGTCAATACCTACGACGGTACGACCGGGGGCATTTCGCGTGCCCTGGAAGCCAAGTCCGACCTCCAGGGGGTCGATTACAACGCCATCGGGCTCAACGACGCCGTCAAGGCCGACCACATCAACCAGCTGAATGCCATCACGGCCTACTTCTACATGCGCGGCCTCGACTATTTCGGCGGTATGCCCATTTACTACTCGGTGGACGACGACCTGTGCGCCCGCAGCACGGCGCGCGAGACCTACGCCCATATCGAAACCCTGCTCAAGGACGCCATCCCCGCCCTGTCGAAGAAAACGACGCTCGGGGCTTCCGAAGACGGTTACATCAAGCAGGCTGCCGCCGCGGCGCTGCTGGCACAGCTCTATTTCAATGCCGTGGCCTACATCGGCGAGGAGCATTTCGACGAGTGCGCAGAGATTTGCCGCGACATCATCGGCGGTGTCTACGGCACCTACGAGCTGGACAAGACCTGGTACGGCCCCCACTGTTTCGACAACAACACCTCGCCCGAGGTGATCTGGACGGTGCCTTCGGAGAACTCCAAAGTCGAGTGGAACTGGTATTTCAAATATTTCTACCATTATTCGGCCTACGAATATTTCGGTATCGAGACCGCAGGCTACAACGGTTTCATGCTCACGCCGTCGCTCGATCCCCAGGGACGCTACTACACGCAGTGGAAGCTGGGCAGCCCCTACCGGAAATTCAACGACAAGGACTTGCGTAAAAAGCCCTACCGTTACCTGGGCAGCCGCAAATACGAAGGCATGTTCCTCGTCGGCGACCAGACCAACCCCAACAACCCTTCCCAGCAGTGCCTGGGGCAGAAGGAGTATAGCGGCAAGGTGATCAACCTGGTCGACCAGGTCGCCCGTTTCTCGGAAGTGGGCACCAAATACAATTCCGTCGCCGAGCTTACCTCGACGATGGCCGACGGCGAGGAGAATTCGGGCGTACGCCTGGTGAAGGCCCCTCAGCCCAACCTCGACGACAAGCTGCTGCGCTGGAATCCCGATTGCCCGGTCATCCGTCTCTCGGAGATCTATTACATGCTTGCCGAGTGCGAGCTGCGTGCCGGTGACAGGAAGACGGCCGCCGGCCTGATCAACCAGGTTCGGGGGCGCAACTTCGAGGGCGGTGTGGATCCCAACCCCGTGACGGCCGACAACCTCGATGAATACCGCATGCTCGACGAATGGATGATCGAATTCTTGGGCGAAGGACGCCGCCGTACGGATCTGATCCGCTGGGACAAGTTCGTGACGGAGTCCTGGTGGGATCATACGCCGCTCAACGACAAGAACAAAAACCTGTTCCCGATTCCCAACTCGGCGATTTCGGCCAACAACCTGATCGAGCAGAACCCCGGTTATTGA
- a CDS encoding DUF6377 domain-containing protein yields the protein MRKLNISPPLVFVAGVALLCACHKSENEQIFDKLDRVIAKKHLYEERFIRHADSLRRVLRAAGDDTLRWQTANRLFDSYITYNIDTAARYVGLMHNYADATGSREMKFLSTTCDVSVLIARNNIEEAYERILSLDTVGITRRMRASYYTQQMVVFGRLASGDGSEARRKAYADSLFRLRHTRIGFDGHSHVTRQRMYALELMDQKRYDEALEVLLPLYDPAKYNSRTLARIAYNIANACYLLDDVERHKYWLATAAICDLQTPVREYLSLYNLALLMFEQQDMERAARYIQCTMADMLACNYNTRIFHSSQAEMIINQAVVYSINSRSRILTVMINIFMGLFVIIVLLLIHTLRQHARQRRTNAQLSAVNAQLSERNEQFRQLNDCLRDANKIKDNYVFRYMLLATQYLGRVGEYRGELLKTAKSEGSEALMRKLRSPSDVDRDYRDFYRIFDETFLGIFPDFVEQVNALLEEPARFPVRADRTLPTELRILAVMRLGITDSGRIAGFLNCASATVYTYRTKLRNSALGSRSDFETRIKLIGL from the coding sequence ATGAGAAAGCTGAACATTTCCCCCCCCCTTGTTTTTGTGGCCGGTGTAGCCCTGCTCTGTGCCTGCCATAAGAGCGAAAACGAGCAGATATTCGATAAACTGGATCGGGTTATTGCGAAAAAGCACCTTTACGAAGAGCGTTTCATCCGCCATGCCGATTCGTTGCGCCGGGTGCTCCGCGCCGCGGGCGACGACACGCTGCGCTGGCAGACGGCCAACCGCCTGTTCGATTCCTATATCACTTACAATATCGACACGGCCGCCCGTTACGTGGGGCTGATGCACAATTACGCCGACGCGACCGGCAGCCGGGAGATGAAATTCCTTTCGACGACATGCGATGTTTCGGTGCTGATCGCCCGCAACAACATCGAAGAGGCCTACGAACGGATCCTTTCCCTCGATACGGTCGGCATCACCCGGCGGATGCGGGCCAGCTATTATACCCAGCAGATGGTGGTCTTCGGACGGCTCGCTTCGGGCGACGGGTCGGAGGCGCGGCGGAAGGCCTATGCCGATTCGCTTTTCCGGCTCCGCCACACCCGGATCGGTTTCGACGGCCACTCCCATGTCACGCGGCAGCGGATGTACGCCCTCGAACTGATGGATCAGAAGCGTTATGACGAAGCCCTGGAGGTTTTGCTGCCGCTTTACGACCCCGCGAAATACAACAGCCGCACGCTGGCCCGTATCGCCTATAATATCGCCAACGCCTGCTATCTGCTCGACGACGTCGAACGGCACAAATACTGGCTCGCCACGGCGGCGATCTGCGACCTGCAAACTCCCGTCAGGGAGTACCTTTCCCTCTATAACCTGGCCCTGCTGATGTTCGAGCAGCAGGATATGGAGCGTGCGGCGCGCTATATCCAGTGTACGATGGCCGACATGCTTGCCTGCAATTACAACACCCGTATCTTCCACTCCAGCCAGGCCGAGATGATCATTAACCAGGCCGTCGTTTACAGCATCAATTCGCGCAGCCGTATCCTGACCGTCATGATCAACATTTTCATGGGGCTGTTCGTCATCATCGTGCTGCTGCTCATCCATACCCTGCGGCAACATGCCAGGCAGCGGCGTACCAACGCCCAGCTTTCCGCGGTCAATGCCCAGCTCAGCGAACGCAACGAACAGTTCCGGCAACTGAACGACTGCCTGCGCGACGCCAACAAGATCAAGGACAACTATGTGTTCCGCTACATGCTCCTGGCCACGCAGTACCTCGGCCGTGTCGGCGAATACCGGGGCGAGCTGCTCAAAACCGCAAAGTCCGAAGGCTCCGAGGCGCTGATGCGCAAGCTGCGCTCGCCGTCGGACGTCGACCGCGACTACCGCGATTTCTACCGGATCTTCGATGAGACCTTCCTGGGTATCTTTCCCGATTTCGTCGAACAGGTCAATGCGCTGCTCGAGGAGCCGGCGCGGTTCCCCGTGCGGGCCGACCGGACGCTCCCTACCGAGCTGCGTATCCTGGCCGTCATGCGCCTCGGCATTACCGACAGCGGCCGCATCGCCGGTTTCCTCAACTGCGCTTCGGCGACGGTCTATACCTACCGCACCAAGCTGCGCAATTCGGCCCTCGGTTCACGCAGCGATTTCGAGACCCGGATCAAGCTTATCGGCCTCTGA